A region of Candidatus Neomarinimicrobiota bacterium DNA encodes the following proteins:
- a CDS encoding ABC transporter ATP-binding protein, whose product MNPAPVIRVSHVTHRYDTLTALDDVSFTVDKGEIYGLLGPNGGGKSTLFKILSTNMLPSSGELSMAGIDLKEEPDAARSRFAVIFQHPSLDDKLSVYENLRHHGWCHGLSGEKLKEQIRRLLEQLGLSDRNGDRVEDLSGGMRRKTEIAKGLLTKPQIIFMDEPSTGLDPGARRNLWDIIKKLNQEQGITFVVTTHLMDEAEHCDSIGILDRGEIVVRGKPEPLKAEIGSELVEIQTDQSESVRDVLHSEYDIDSDSVDGTILFERADGHSLIPELMEKLSGKIQGIAVRQPTLDDVFLHFTGHRFEEGENQSGDVSDAI is encoded by the coding sequence ATGAATCCAGCCCCTGTTATCCGCGTCTCTCACGTTACCCACCGATATGATACGTTAACAGCATTGGATGACGTCTCCTTTACCGTGGACAAAGGTGAAATCTACGGTCTGCTCGGACCGAACGGAGGCGGCAAGAGCACGCTATTCAAGATACTCTCCACAAATATGCTGCCGTCATCCGGTGAGCTCTCAATGGCAGGCATTGATCTGAAGGAAGAACCAGACGCGGCTCGTTCCCGGTTCGCAGTCATATTTCAGCATCCCAGCCTGGATGACAAGCTTTCCGTTTACGAAAATCTGCGTCACCATGGATGGTGCCACGGTCTGAGCGGTGAAAAGTTGAAGGAACAGATCAGGAGATTGCTTGAACAGCTTGGGTTATCCGATCGCAATGGCGATCGGGTGGAGGATCTGTCCGGAGGGATGCGTCGAAAGACGGAAATTGCCAAGGGATTGCTGACGAAGCCACAGATTATCTTCATGGACGAGCCGAGTACCGGACTGGATCCTGGTGCGCGGCGAAATCTTTGGGACATTATCAAAAAATTGAATCAGGAGCAAGGTATTACGTTTGTGGTAACAACCCATCTCATGGATGAGGCGGAGCACTGCGATTCCATCGGAATTCTTGACCGGGGCGAAATTGTCGTCCGGGGTAAGCCAGAACCCCTCAAGGCGGAAATCGGCAGCGAACTGGTGGAGATCCAGACGGATCAGTCAGAATCTGTCCGGGATGTACTGCATTCGGAATATGATATCGATAGTGATAGTGTGGACGGTACAATTCTGTTCGAGCGTGCCGACGGACACAGCCTGATTCCGGAGTTGATGGAAAAACTGTCCGGAAAAATCCAGGGCATTGCTGTCCGCCAGCCGACGCTGGACGATGTCTTTCTCCACTTCACCGGACACCGGTTTGAAGAGGGGGAAAATCAGTCAGGGGATGTCTCCGATGCAATATAA
- a CDS encoding ABC transporter permease, protein MPAFSLWWREILRFVRDRSRLFGALGQPILFWFLLGGGLGGMFKLPASMGEMSYLVYLYPGILALIILFTAIFSTISIIEDRNSGFLQSVLVAPIPRSSIVLGKIGGGTTLAMIQALLLLVAIPFLGIHISLVNILLLGAALILMAFALTGLGYLIAWRMDSTQGFHSIMNLLLIPMWLLSGAFFPAEGLPAWLSWIMVVNPMTYGVNLIHGILYAGSEPMMASWIITAIFALGTFLGAVVLTRIRQQGD, encoded by the coding sequence ATGCCGGCATTCTCTCTCTGGTGGCGGGAAATTCTGCGGTTCGTTCGTGACAGGAGCCGATTGTTCGGAGCCCTGGGGCAACCGATACTCTTCTGGTTCCTGCTGGGTGGCGGACTCGGTGGCATGTTCAAGCTCCCAGCATCCATGGGAGAGATGTCGTACTTGGTATATCTCTACCCCGGCATTCTTGCACTTATAATTCTGTTCACGGCTATCTTTTCCACTATCTCAATCATTGAAGATCGCAATTCCGGATTTCTACAATCCGTGTTGGTGGCGCCCATTCCCCGGAGCAGCATCGTTCTTGGCAAAATCGGTGGCGGAACGACCTTGGCAATGATCCAGGCGTTGCTTCTGCTGGTGGCTATCCCGTTTCTTGGAATCCACATTTCTTTGGTAAACATTCTGCTCCTCGGAGCGGCGTTGATCCTCATGGCGTTTGCACTGACCGGACTGGGCTACCTCATCGCCTGGCGGATGGACTCCACCCAGGGGTTTCATTCCATTATGAATCTGCTGCTGATTCCCATGTGGCTGCTCTCCGGAGCGTTTTTCCCGGCGGAGGGACTCCCGGCGTGGCTCTCCTGGATTATGGTAGTGAATCCGATGACCTATGGTGTGAACTTAATACACGGCATCCTGTATGCCGGAAGCGAGCCTATGATGGCGTCGTGGATTATTACCGCCATATTTGCGCTGGGGACATTTCTGGGAGCGGTGGTATTGACAAGGATACGGCAGCAGGGCGACTAA
- a CDS encoding DUF420 domain-containing protein yields the protein MGYENLPAVNATLNGISTVLLTVGYILIRQGKWRAHKKVMLAAFGMSALFLISYLIYHANAGSTPFPGEGWIRPVYFTILISHIILAAAIVPMALITLFRALRERFDKHRRIARWTLPIWLYVSVTGVVIYVMLY from the coding sequence ATGGGTTACGAAAATCTTCCAGCGGTGAATGCGACGCTGAACGGGATCAGTACCGTACTCCTCACCGTTGGATATATTCTTATCCGGCAGGGGAAATGGCGTGCCCATAAAAAGGTAATGCTCGCGGCATTCGGGATGTCCGCGCTGTTCCTGATTTCCTATCTTATTTATCACGCTAATGCCGGTTCGACTCCGTTTCCCGGTGAAGGATGGATTCGTCCCGTCTATTTTACCATCCTGATTAGCCATATTATCCTGGCGGCTGCGATTGTCCCGATGGCACTCATCACACTTTTCAGGGCACTCCGCGAGCGATTTGACAAACATCGGAGGATCGCCCGGTGGACGCTGCCGATCTGGCTGTACGTCTCAGTCACCGGCGTGGTGATTTATGTGATGTTGTATTAA